Proteins found in one Geomonas subterranea genomic segment:
- a CDS encoding SlyX family protein, producing MEQRLTDMEMLIMHQGHIIDQLNEVVTGHQALIDQLSKELRIIKEHLRGLSASENRLPSEEEPPPHY from the coding sequence ATGGAACAGCGTCTGACTGACATGGAGATGCTGATCATGCACCAGGGTCACATCATCGATCAACTGAACGAGGTCGTTACGGGGCACCAGGCTCTCATCGACCAGCTCAGCAAGGAACTTAGAATCATCAAGGAACACCTGCGCGGCCTGAGCGCTTCCGAAAACAGGCTTCCCTCCGAAGAAGAGCCTCCGCCCCATTACTGA
- a CDS encoding TSUP family transporter — MEISPVLFPVLFLAGAVAGLIDAIAGGGGLITIPVLLGIGLPPQAALGTNKLQASFGSCSAMAHFVKAGTVNLRDALPGVIWTAIGAILGSYTVQQIDPGFLKRCIPFLLLAILCYTIFTPRLGAQEVHPRLPRRLFYGVAGLGLGFYDGFLGPGTGSFWVIAIMLGLGFDMRKGTGYTKLFNFVSNIVSLVVFVAGGHVLLGAGLLMGVGQAAGARIGARLVIHKGTRFVRPVFICSVLAVTAKLFWDSYR, encoded by the coding sequence ATGGAGATTTCACCGGTTCTTTTTCCCGTCCTGTTCCTTGCCGGCGCGGTTGCCGGCCTCATCGACGCCATCGCCGGCGGTGGCGGCCTCATCACCATCCCGGTGCTGCTCGGTATCGGGCTCCCGCCGCAGGCAGCGCTCGGCACCAACAAGCTCCAGGCCAGTTTCGGCTCCTGCAGCGCCATGGCGCACTTCGTCAAGGCGGGCACGGTCAACCTGCGCGACGCTCTCCCGGGGGTGATCTGGACCGCCATAGGCGCCATCCTCGGCTCCTACACGGTCCAGCAGATCGATCCTGGCTTTTTGAAGAGGTGCATCCCGTTTCTTTTGCTCGCCATACTCTGCTACACCATCTTCACGCCGAGGCTCGGAGCGCAGGAGGTGCACCCGCGACTGCCACGCAGGCTCTTTTACGGGGTGGCCGGACTGGGGCTCGGCTTCTACGACGGATTCCTCGGGCCGGGGACCGGCTCCTTCTGGGTGATCGCTATCATGCTGGGGCTGGGCTTCGACATGCGCAAGGGGACCGGATACACCAAGCTCTTCAACTTCGTGAGCAACATCGTGTCGCTGGTGGTATTCGTGGCCGGCGGCCACGTGCTCCTCGGGGCGGGGCTGCTGATGGGGGTGGGACAGGCGGCCGGCGCGCGCATCGGCGCGAGGCTCGTGATTCACAAGGGGACCCGGTTCGTGAGGCCGGTGTTCATCTGCTCGGTGCTGGCGGTGACGGCGAAGCTGTTCTGGGACAGCTACCGGTAA
- the gmhB gene encoding D-glycero-beta-D-manno-heptose 1,7-bisphosphate 7-phosphatase, translating to MGKQRAVFLDRDGTINEEVQYLSRVEDFRLIPGVPYALQRLKDAGFLLVVVTNQSGVGRGLYDETALQAVHDRMHEELGVFGITIDACYFCPHHPEHAVGHYRVECSCRKPSPGMLEQAAVDLDIDLSRSYMIGDKLGDIEAGLNAGCTSLMVLTGYGAVESARLPKGVRAYEDLQAAVEAIFVAEAKGKRKRR from the coding sequence ATGGGCAAGCAGCGTGCGGTCTTCCTCGACAGGGACGGGACCATCAACGAGGAAGTGCAGTATCTGAGCAGGGTGGAGGATTTCCGTCTCATTCCCGGGGTTCCCTACGCCTTGCAGCGGTTGAAGGACGCGGGCTTTCTCCTGGTGGTGGTCACCAACCAGTCCGGCGTCGGCCGCGGCCTTTACGACGAGACTGCTCTGCAGGCGGTCCACGACCGAATGCACGAAGAACTTGGCGTTTTCGGCATCACCATCGACGCCTGCTATTTCTGCCCGCATCACCCCGAACACGCCGTCGGCCATTACCGCGTCGAGTGCAGCTGCCGCAAGCCCTCGCCGGGTATGCTGGAGCAGGCGGCCGTCGACCTGGACATCGACCTGTCCCGCTCGTACATGATCGGGGACAAGCTGGGGGACATCGAGGCGGGGCTCAACGCCGGCTGCACCTCGCTCATGGTGCTGACCGGTTACGGCGCCGTCGAATCGGCGCGGCTCCCCAAGGGGGTTCGTGCCTACGAGGACCTCCAGGCGGCGGTCGAGGCGATCTTCGTCGCCGAGGCGAAGGGGAAGCGCAAGAGGCGCTGA
- the gmhA gene encoding D-sedoheptulose 7-phosphate isomerase, producing MKEEIKAQLQAHAHVIAALERDLCPALESAVSLLAAALRDGNKLLVFGNGGSAADAQHFAAEIVGRFKLERRALPAIALSTDTSILTAVGNDYGFDRIFSRQVEAHAAPGDVLVGISTSGNSPNVRLALEAGERLGCRSIALLGKDGGSIKDVAGISLVVPSDDTPRIQEGHITMIHILCDLVERELFT from the coding sequence ATGAAAGAAGAGATCAAGGCCCAGCTCCAGGCCCATGCTCACGTCATAGCGGCGCTCGAAAGGGACCTCTGTCCGGCCCTTGAGAGCGCCGTTTCGCTTTTGGCGGCCGCGCTTCGGGACGGTAACAAGCTGCTTGTTTTCGGCAACGGCGGGTCCGCCGCCGACGCGCAGCATTTCGCTGCGGAGATCGTCGGGCGCTTCAAGCTCGAGCGTCGCGCGCTCCCGGCCATCGCGCTCAGCACGGATACCTCCATACTCACCGCCGTCGGGAACGACTACGGCTTCGACCGTATCTTCTCGCGTCAGGTTGAGGCCCACGCCGCTCCGGGGGACGTGCTGGTGGGGATTTCCACCAGCGGAAACTCGCCGAACGTGCGGCTCGCCCTGGAGGCGGGGGAGAGGCTTGGGTGCCGCAGCATCGCCCTTTTGGGCAAGGACGGCGGGAGCATCAAGGACGTGGCCGGGATCTCCCTTGTGGTCCCGAGCGACGACACGCCGAGGATCCAGGAAGGGCACATCACCATGATCCACATCCTGTGCGACCTGGTGGAGCGGGAACTTTTCACATGA
- a CDS encoding glycosyltransferase family 2 protein — translation MTDAVIDVIIPVWNRPDETRNCLVNLINHTPEARLIIVDCGSERDTERILQEFADGLEDRALLMRDDSNIGFVRAVNRGFESSSAPFLALLRNTSIVAARWLDPLLQFAEAHPEAGILLPCLDPGDPCEGPCEVERGSFAAMVIRRELYREIGGLDENLDGGAWCLKDFTRRACAKGYLTCQVPGPAVSHQEEAPLGSEQRRRETLQRSMTAFRERWGEGGSYLLHVPKGVELELLRQKLEWLVQGARHGDRYTVLLPSALGQAARQSGLCCLHENVKLVSLPRLSWDGKRRRFYEKLVAQRPGTMPVTAVDGMPFPWSERYLSFTELAERIKVRLH, via the coding sequence ATGACCGACGCTGTCATAGACGTCATCATACCCGTATGGAACCGGCCCGACGAGACTCGAAACTGCCTGGTCAACCTGATCAATCACACCCCGGAAGCGCGTCTCATAATTGTCGATTGCGGCTCAGAGCGCGACACCGAAAGGATATTGCAGGAGTTCGCGGACGGGCTGGAAGATCGCGCCCTTTTGATGCGCGACGACAGCAACATCGGGTTTGTCCGTGCGGTCAACCGCGGCTTCGAGAGTTCGTCGGCCCCTTTCCTGGCCCTGCTGCGCAACACCAGCATAGTAGCCGCCCGCTGGCTCGACCCGCTGCTGCAGTTCGCCGAGGCACACCCGGAAGCGGGGATCCTCCTTCCCTGTCTCGATCCAGGCGATCCCTGCGAGGGGCCGTGCGAGGTGGAACGCGGCTCTTTCGCCGCCATGGTGATCCGCCGCGAACTCTACCGCGAGATCGGCGGCCTCGACGAGAACCTGGACGGCGGCGCCTGGTGCCTGAAGGACTTCACCAGGCGCGCCTGCGCCAAGGGGTACCTGACCTGCCAGGTGCCGGGCCCTGCGGTCTCCCACCAGGAGGAGGCGCCGCTGGGCTCGGAACAGAGGCGCCGCGAGACCCTGCAAAGGAGCATGACCGCGTTCCGCGAGCGCTGGGGCGAGGGGGGGAGCTATCTCCTGCACGTGCCCAAGGGGGTCGAGCTGGAGCTGCTGCGCCAGAAACTGGAGTGGCTGGTCCAGGGGGCGCGCCACGGGGACCGCTACACGGTGCTGCTCCCCAGCGCGCTGGGCCAGGCCGCCCGCCAGTCCGGTCTTTGCTGTCTGCACGAGAACGTGAAGCTGGTTTCGCTGCCGCGGCTTTCCTGGGACGGCAAGAGGAGGCGCTTCTATGAGAAACTTGTCGCACAGCGGCCGGGCACCATGCCGGTCACCGCGGTGGACGGGATGCCGTTTCCCTGGAGCGAGCGCTACCTTTCGTTCACCGAGCTTGCCGAGCGGATCAAGGTGCGCCTTCACTAG
- a CDS encoding rod shape-determining protein, giving the protein MLKIFDALFGMFSNDLAIDLGTANTLVYLKGKGIVVREPSVVAVQKMPNGQQKVLAVGMEAKKMLGRTPGTITAIRPMKDGVIADFDITEEMLRYFIHKVHNRKTLVRPRIVICVPSGITQVEKRAVKESAESAGAREVYLIEEPMAAAIGAGLPITEASGNMIVDIGGGTTEVAVISLAGIVYTKSVRVGGDKMDEAIVQYIKRKYNLLIGDRMAELIKIEIGEAYPGTQLLHMEVKGRDLVSGIPKTTEIDSNEIREALSEPVTAIVDAVRNCLERTPPELAADLVDKGIVLAGGGALLRNLDVLLREETGLPVVTAEDPLSCVVLGSGKVLDELALLRNVAVSS; this is encoded by the coding sequence ATGCTCAAGATTTTCGATGCCCTTTTCGGCATGTTTTCTAACGACCTGGCCATCGACCTCGGCACGGCCAACACCCTCGTCTACCTCAAAGGCAAGGGTATCGTGGTGCGCGAGCCTTCGGTAGTCGCGGTCCAGAAGATGCCAAACGGCCAGCAGAAGGTGCTCGCCGTCGGGATGGAGGCAAAGAAGATGCTCGGTCGCACCCCCGGCACCATCACGGCCATCAGGCCGATGAAGGACGGGGTCATCGCCGATTTCGACATCACCGAGGAGATGCTGCGCTACTTCATCCACAAGGTTCACAACAGGAAGACCCTGGTGCGTCCCAGGATCGTCATCTGCGTTCCCTCCGGCATCACCCAGGTTGAGAAGCGCGCCGTCAAGGAGAGCGCCGAGTCCGCCGGCGCCCGCGAGGTGTACCTGATCGAGGAGCCGATGGCGGCCGCGATCGGCGCGGGTCTTCCCATCACCGAGGCCTCCGGCAACATGATCGTCGATATCGGGGGGGGCACCACCGAGGTGGCCGTGATCTCCCTCGCCGGCATCGTCTACACCAAGAGCGTCAGGGTGGGGGGCGACAAGATGGACGAGGCGATCGTCCAGTACATCAAGCGCAAGTACAACCTCCTGATCGGCGACCGCATGGCCGAGCTGATCAAGATCGAGATCGGCGAGGCGTACCCCGGCACCCAGCTCTTGCACATGGAGGTCAAGGGGCGCGACCTGGTTTCCGGCATCCCCAAGACCACCGAGATCGACTCCAACGAGATCCGCGAAGCGCTCTCCGAGCCGGTTACCGCCATCGTGGACGCCGTGCGCAACTGCCTCGAGCGCACCCCCCCCGAGCTTGCGGCAGACCTCGTGGACAAGGGGATCGTCCTGGCCGGCGGCGGGGCACTCTTGAGAAACCTCGACGTGCTCCTGCGCGAGGAAACCGGACTCCCCGTGGTGACCGCCGAAGACCCGCTCTCCTGCGTCGTACTCGGTTCCGGAAAGGTGCTGGACGAGCTCGCGCTCTTGCGCAACGTGGCGGTCAGCTCCTAG
- a CDS encoding peptidylprolyl isomerase: MLGVMRKYKQSIVIKVVFVVIVLSFIGTIFLVWGKGGSDGRGGKSYAATVNGTKISLDEFQKSYYRTRGLYEQIYGRTLTPELEKQMGIKKLTIDTLIDNVLILGEAKKMGIKVNKDEVAAEIAKIPAFQKNGAFDFGTYQQTLKANRITPKDFEESQEQEMLLQKARNKVKDGATVTDAEVKEAFKKQNDKVNLAYVSFSPADVKGSVKLTDQELTTYLQDHQNDFKTPEQVSVAYAVVNPAQLAAKVSVTPDEVQTYYQKNIDRYQGKGGILPFAEVKDKATADAQKQKAAKEAYEKAAEAVNKFKANGDIDGAAAALGAKVEKTPLFTGKAPAAGLAGETEVVARAFALKQGELGGPVETAKGIYLVKVLDKKPAAVPPLAQIKGAVEAKAVEVKAADLAKKKAEEALAQFAKGGVAAKETGSFGYAPTGAVPAIGTSPELMEAAFTLNAPNQAAKQPFKVGDRWYAVALKSRTEAPLTDLAKNSGSIKAALFPKKQQEALEKWVKGLRDKAKIDINPLVLQD; encoded by the coding sequence ATGCTAGGCGTAATGAGGAAGTACAAGCAATCCATCGTCATCAAGGTTGTATTCGTCGTCATCGTTCTCTCTTTTATAGGGACCATCTTCCTGGTCTGGGGCAAGGGGGGGAGTGACGGACGCGGTGGCAAGAGCTATGCGGCAACGGTCAACGGCACCAAGATATCGCTGGACGAGTTCCAGAAGAGCTACTATCGCACCCGCGGTCTGTACGAGCAGATCTACGGCCGCACCCTCACCCCGGAGCTGGAAAAGCAGATGGGGATCAAGAAGCTCACCATCGACACCCTGATCGACAACGTCCTCATCCTTGGTGAGGCGAAGAAGATGGGGATCAAGGTGAACAAGGACGAGGTCGCCGCCGAGATCGCCAAGATCCCCGCCTTCCAGAAAAACGGCGCCTTCGACTTCGGCACCTATCAGCAGACCCTGAAGGCCAACCGCATCACCCCCAAGGACTTCGAGGAGTCCCAGGAGCAGGAGATGCTGCTGCAGAAGGCGCGCAACAAGGTGAAGGATGGCGCCACGGTGACCGACGCCGAGGTGAAGGAAGCCTTCAAGAAGCAAAACGACAAAGTGAACCTCGCCTACGTCTCCTTCTCCCCCGCCGACGTCAAGGGGAGCGTGAAGCTCACCGACCAGGAGCTCACCACCTACCTGCAGGATCACCAGAACGATTTCAAAACACCGGAGCAGGTGTCCGTCGCCTACGCCGTGGTGAACCCGGCCCAGCTCGCGGCCAAGGTGAGCGTCACCCCGGACGAGGTGCAGACCTACTACCAGAAGAACATCGACCGCTACCAGGGTAAAGGGGGCATCCTCCCGTTCGCCGAAGTCAAGGACAAGGCCACCGCCGATGCCCAGAAGCAGAAGGCAGCCAAGGAAGCCTACGAGAAGGCCGCCGAGGCGGTCAACAAGTTCAAGGCCAACGGCGACATCGATGGCGCCGCTGCAGCGCTGGGCGCCAAGGTGGAGAAGACTCCGCTCTTCACCGGCAAGGCGCCGGCCGCCGGGCTTGCCGGCGAGACCGAGGTGGTCGCACGTGCCTTCGCCCTGAAGCAGGGTGAGTTGGGCGGCCCGGTCGAGACCGCCAAGGGGATCTACCTGGTCAAGGTGCTGGACAAAAAGCCCGCCGCCGTTCCGCCGCTGGCCCAGATCAAGGGCGCCGTCGAAGCCAAGGCCGTCGAGGTCAAGGCTGCCGACCTGGCCAAGAAGAAGGCCGAGGAGGCGCTCGCGCAGTTCGCCAAGGGCGGCGTCGCCGCCAAGGAAACCGGCAGCTTCGGCTACGCCCCCACCGGCGCTGTGCCCGCCATCGGCACCTCCCCCGAGCTCATGGAGGCCGCCTTCACCCTCAACGCCCCCAACCAGGCCGCAAAGCAGCCCTTCAAGGTGGGTGACCGCTGGTATGCCGTGGCGCTCAAGTCCCGCACCGAGGCCCCTCTTACCGACCTCGCCAAGAACTCCGGCTCCATCAAGGCGGCCCTGTTTCCCAAGAAGCAGCAGGAGGCGCTGGAGAAGTGGGTCAAGGGGCTGCGCGACAAGGCGAAGATCGACATCAATCCGCTGGTGCTCCAGGACTAA
- a CDS encoding phosphoribosylaminoimidazolesuccinocarboxamide synthase produces MTTPVLNTDFPGLKLAARGKVRDIYDLGETLLIVTTDRISAFDVIMNEGIPNKGYVLTQISAYWFRQMEDIIKNHIISTDVAEFPKECQPYADVLAGRSMWVKKAQPLAAECIVRGYISGSGWKDYQQTGAICGIKLPEGLKESDRLPQPIFTPSTKAELGTHDENISFEQMCKICGKEISEKVREVTLKIYEKARDLADQKGIIIADTKFEYGIYDGELIIIDECMTPDSSRFWPKESYKPGGPQPSFDKQFLRDYLETLDWGKTAPAPPLPEEIVKKTGEKYMEALVKLTGKGI; encoded by the coding sequence ATGACAACACCGGTACTCAACACTGACTTCCCCGGCCTCAAACTTGCCGCACGCGGGAAGGTGCGCGACATCTACGACCTCGGTGAGACGCTGCTCATCGTCACCACCGACAGGATCTCCGCGTTCGACGTCATCATGAACGAGGGAATTCCCAACAAGGGCTACGTCCTGACCCAGATCTCCGCCTACTGGTTTCGCCAAATGGAAGACATCATCAAGAACCACATCATCTCCACAGATGTGGCGGAATTCCCCAAGGAGTGCCAGCCCTACGCGGACGTTCTGGCCGGCCGCTCCATGTGGGTGAAGAAGGCCCAGCCGCTGGCCGCCGAGTGCATCGTGCGCGGCTACATCTCCGGCTCCGGCTGGAAGGATTATCAGCAGACCGGCGCCATCTGCGGCATCAAGCTTCCCGAGGGGCTCAAGGAGAGCGACCGCCTGCCGCAGCCGATCTTCACCCCCTCCACCAAGGCGGAGCTCGGCACCCACGATGAGAACATCTCCTTCGAGCAGATGTGCAAGATCTGCGGCAAGGAGATTTCCGAGAAGGTACGCGAGGTGACGCTGAAGATCTACGAGAAGGCACGCGACCTGGCCGACCAGAAAGGTATCATAATCGCAGACACCAAGTTCGAGTACGGCATATACGACGGCGAGCTGATCATCATCGACGAGTGCATGACCCCCGACTCCAGCCGCTTCTGGCCCAAGGAGAGCTACAAGCCCGGCGGTCCGCAGCCCTCCTTCGACAAGCAGTTCCTGCGGGACTACCTGGAGACCCTGGACTGGGGCAAGACCGCCCCCGCCCCTCCCCTCCCCGAGGAGATCGTGAAAAAGACCGGCGAGAAGTACATGGAAGCGCTGGTGAAGCTCACCGGCAAAGGGATCTAG
- a CDS encoding YtxH domain-containing protein, whose amino-acid sequence MAENENKVMAGALLILAGGILGAGIALLYAPQSGQKTRKDIGRYAKKARRKGEEALEAVEDFTDQVGEMAEAVGERASEILDQGKDMAYSAKKGLLKALEEGEARLMKERSRLAKLIG is encoded by the coding sequence ATGGCCGAAAACGAGAACAAGGTGATGGCTGGGGCGCTGCTGATTCTGGCAGGTGGCATCTTAGGTGCCGGTATCGCGCTGTTGTACGCGCCGCAAAGCGGTCAGAAAACCCGCAAGGACATCGGCCGCTACGCCAAGAAGGCCCGTCGCAAAGGGGAAGAAGCGCTGGAAGCGGTGGAGGACTTCACCGACCAGGTGGGGGAGATGGCGGAGGCGGTCGGTGAACGCGCCTCTGAGATCCTTGATCAGGGCAAGGATATGGCCTACAGCGCCAAAAAGGGGCTTCTGAAAGCACTGGAAGAGGGCGAAGCGCGCCTGATGAAAGAGCGGTCGCGGCTGGCCAAGCTGATAGGGTAG
- a CDS encoding NAD(P)-binding domain-containing protein produces MDQKYDVLIVGGGPGGVAAAYLCHKNGLSHILIESGKSIFQGIANTYPEGKNVYPSKPKENPEPFLVEELRPPDKPVTVEKYIQYVQHFVQHEGLNVLTDTQFENIEEGRDYLKVLTSKGTFQAKKVLLAFGSSIPKELSVYGDAKMVAKGLDDPKKYIGVRTLVIGGGNSAADVIISILKEKRNANDKEPVYWAHVAETFDVNKETAQRLGEEILLGGNIRLLPGATPRIGEVDDEGVDRLVIRVSEDKMAGGIERYHAMSFPMKNVIACIGSQGPTSIYDKIGVQTIACAEGVCQVAKEGDRLLLLTSDFESTRKGVYVIGGAISPSYMRISQGAIHEERHPNLIYTAVNDAHHVIEAMLKKIKK; encoded by the coding sequence ATGGATCAGAAATACGATGTACTAATCGTCGGCGGAGGCCCCGGCGGGGTGGCTGCGGCGTACCTTTGTCACAAGAACGGACTGAGCCACATACTGATCGAGTCCGGCAAATCGATCTTCCAGGGCATCGCCAACACCTACCCTGAAGGAAAGAACGTCTATCCATCCAAACCCAAGGAGAACCCCGAACCTTTCCTGGTCGAGGAACTGCGTCCGCCCGACAAGCCGGTCACGGTCGAAAAATACATCCAGTACGTGCAGCACTTCGTCCAGCACGAAGGTCTCAACGTGCTGACCGACACCCAGTTCGAGAACATCGAGGAAGGGCGCGATTACCTGAAAGTGCTCACCTCCAAGGGGACCTTCCAGGCGAAAAAGGTGCTGCTCGCCTTCGGGAGCTCCATCCCCAAAGAGCTTTCCGTGTATGGCGACGCCAAGATGGTCGCCAAGGGGCTCGACGATCCCAAGAAATACATCGGCGTGCGCACCCTGGTGATCGGCGGGGGGAACTCGGCCGCCGACGTCATCATCTCCATCCTCAAGGAGAAGAGGAACGCCAACGACAAGGAGCCGGTGTACTGGGCGCACGTCGCCGAGACCTTCGACGTCAACAAGGAGACCGCGCAGCGTCTGGGCGAGGAGATACTGCTGGGGGGCAACATACGGCTTTTGCCCGGCGCCACCCCGAGGATCGGCGAAGTGGACGACGAGGGTGTGGACCGGCTGGTGATCAGGGTCAGCGAGGACAAGATGGCGGGCGGCATAGAGCGCTACCATGCCATGAGTTTCCCGATGAAGAACGTCATCGCCTGCATCGGGAGCCAGGGTCCCACTTCCATCTACGACAAGATCGGGGTGCAGACCATCGCCTGCGCCGAGGGGGTGTGCCAGGTGGCCAAGGAAGGTGACCGGTTGCTCCTGCTCACCTCCGATTTCGAGTCCACGCGGAAAGGCGTCTATGTGATCGGCGGCGCCATCTCCCCCTCGTACATGCGTATCAGCCAGGGCGCCATCCACGAGGAGCGTCATCCCAACCTGATCTACACCGCCGTCAACGACGCCCACCACGTCATCGAGGCGATGCTCAAGAAGATCAAAAAGTAA
- a CDS encoding tetratricopeptide repeat protein, with protein sequence MATTFDEKLANGIAHMESGEYAQAVEAFKGCIALEPQNAEGYFYLGEAHSEGGQVDDAIAALKKGLELAPEDLDGLTALGDVYFESGKHKDALACYRKVTELQPKDCDGYVSMGLVYNAMERADDALKAFERALELDPGNVFALNAMGDLYYGLGDNEKAIAAYHKGIEIDPTDATARFNLGELYYDMDDLEAAERETLEAIRLDPDFTMSYLTLGNICIDQDRTADAIKHFENYLKREHSPQAREMIAEVKAVIEGLKEEMK encoded by the coding sequence ATGGCAACAACTTTTGATGAGAAGCTGGCAAACGGCATAGCGCATATGGAGTCCGGCGAGTACGCCCAGGCCGTGGAGGCATTCAAGGGTTGCATCGCACTGGAGCCCCAGAACGCGGAGGGTTACTTCTACCTCGGCGAGGCACACTCCGAGGGGGGGCAGGTGGATGACGCCATCGCCGCCCTCAAGAAGGGGCTGGAACTCGCCCCTGAGGACCTGGACGGGCTTACCGCCCTGGGCGATGTCTATTTTGAATCAGGCAAGCACAAGGACGCGCTGGCCTGTTACCGGAAGGTGACCGAACTGCAGCCCAAGGATTGCGACGGCTATGTCAGCATGGGTCTCGTGTACAACGCCATGGAACGAGCCGACGACGCGCTGAAGGCGTTCGAGAGGGCGCTTGAGCTCGATCCCGGCAATGTCTTCGCCCTGAACGCCATGGGGGATCTCTACTACGGTTTGGGTGACAACGAGAAGGCCATCGCCGCGTACCACAAGGGGATCGAGATCGACCCCACCGACGCCACCGCCCGTTTCAACCTGGGCGAGCTCTACTACGACATGGACGACCTGGAGGCGGCCGAGCGCGAGACCCTGGAGGCGATCCGCCTCGATCCGGATTTCACCATGAGCTACCTGACCTTGGGCAACATCTGCATCGACCAGGACCGTACCGCCGACGCCATCAAGCACTTCGAGAACTACCTGAAGAGGGAGCACTCGCCCCAGGCCAGGGAGATGATCGCCGAGGTCAAGGCGGTTATCGAGGGGCTCAAGGAAGAGATGAAGTAG